In Felis catus isolate Fca126 chromosome B1, F.catus_Fca126_mat1.0, whole genome shotgun sequence, the sequence AATTAACATTAAATTACTGCTGTTAAATTTTCAAATCATAGCTTTAAAAGGGAGAAAGCAAAACTTCACAGAAGGTGCTCTCTGCCTCAGAGTTATTTCACCTCTTCTGGGATATTTAAATATACTTGGAATACATCTTACCTGTTTGCTGTACTTGTTATTGGTTTGACAGCTGTATTCAGAGCAGTGATCTGATCCAATTGAAATGTTGTCTCCTGCTCCCACAAATGTGTTGGCTGGTGGTAGATCTTGTACGGCCTGGTGTTTTTTTCCTGCAGTTGGTGACTGGGGATGAAGCTGGACAGTAGGCAATGGAGAACTAGATTTGTAATGCCTGGCCAGGTCAGGACTGCCAGGCCCACCGTTAACGGATCGGTATCGCCCCATGTTTGGGCTGTCTGACAGCTTCTCATTGACACTATCATACCTCTGTCCATTTGGTTTAGAAGCTTCTACAGTGACAATGCTGCTGTAGAGAGGCTgcttagattttttgtttttcttgtcttttttaggCTTTTTAGATTTGTCATGCTGCTGGGGTGTAAAAAAGTCTTCATGATCTTTTTTGCCAGCTTCATAGCCATTTTTGCTTTTGGACCGGCAGTACCTTGCCATCACTACAATTAAGATGATTAGAATCACGGTCATAATCCCGGCCACCACCCCAATGACAATACTGAGTCTCTGCTTGCTAATTTCGTAACTTGGGTCACCAGCTATATCCTGCGTGAGTGGGGTGTGCAAACTTCTGGCTATCTGTGAGTCAATCACAGTTGCATTAGAAACACTTTCATTGACAAACACATGCACCAGGGTCGTGGTGGACTGGGAAGGCTGTCCACTGTCATTCACTTGCACCACCAACCTGTGCAAGCCATAATGCTTTTGGGTGAGTTTCCCCACTAAGGAAACCACACCGCTGGTGGAATCAATTTCAAACAGCTTGAAGGGATTCCCTCCCACAATGCTGTAGTTAAGGTCTGCATTGATGCCATCGTCACTGTCTGTTGCCAACACTGTAGCTACTACTGTCCTGACATTACTTGAAGGTGGCAGTAAAGTGTAGGAAATGTTTCTGGGAAGGGTAACGGTGGGAGCGTTGTCGTTCTCATCCATGACAAAGAGAGAGACCGTGGCTGTGGCTGATCTGGGAGGATCTCCCCCATCCACAGCCTTGACTCTGAACGTGTATGTGGTCTGATGTTCCCGGTCAAAAGACATTGTGGAATAAATGGTCCCCGTGTCATTTTCAATGGAGAAAATGTTACTGTTTTCCTCTATGTAGAGGCTCATCTCTGCATTGCGTCCCTTGTCAGCATCCATCACCGTGACCATCCCCACAGGGCTGTTGGGCTGCAAGTTTTCTTTCACATAAAACGTAAAGACGTCCTGCATAAACTTAGGGTCATTGTCATTCTTGTCAGCCACCTGCACAATCACCGTGGTGCTGCCCTGTAACACTGGGATGCCTTTGTCTTTGGCGTTAACTTTAAACTCATACCTGTCAGTCTGCTCGCGGTCCAGTACCGTATTGACGAGGATGTCCCCGGAATCAGGATCGATGGCAAAGATCCCCATCACAGAGGAATCCAGCGAGTAGGCGATCTCTGCATTTTTCCCGCTGTCGGCGTCTGTCGCCAGCACCGTGGCCACCCTCTCTCCAGGGATGTTGTTCTCGGGAAAGTAAACCTCCACTACTGACTGGCCGAAGACAGGCGGGTTGTCATTAGTGTCTCCTACCTTGACAACCAGGGAGTTGTTGCTGGAGAGGCTGGGGCTGCCCGAGTCCACCGCCACGATGACCACGTTGAACTCCCGGGTGGTCTCATAGTCCAAAGGGGCCGAGGTGTGCAGAAAGTACTTTTTCTTGTTCTGGTCGCCCTCTGTGTCGCTGGCCGGCTTGAGCTGGAAGGGCACGTCGCCCACCACGGTGCAGGTGACCACGCCGTTCTCGCCTTGGTCTCGGTCGGACACCTGCACCAGAGCAATGGGGGTGTCGACAAGAACATCCTCCGCCACGTTGGCCACCCCGTCCTTGAGCGGGATACGCCCGATCTTGCGGATTTCAATGGACGGCACATTGTCGTTCTCGTCCTTGATGTTGAGGACCACCGTGGCCTTGTCGGTCTTGGGGGGCTGCCCGCGGTCCCGGGCCATGACCGTGAAGCGCAGCTGGTTCACCTCCTCCCGGTCGATACGGTGCAGGACACTGAGCCAGCCGGACGTCTCGTCGAGGCGCAGCAGCCGCCGCACGGACTCGGTAGCGGCTCCGAACACGTACTCGATCTGCCCGTTGACCCCCACGTCCAGGTCGGCGGCGCGCAACTGCAGGATGGGAGTCCCCGGGGCGCTGTTCTCGGCGAGGTCCGCCTCGTACACGCTCTTCTCGAAGCGGGGGCTGTTGTCGTTCACGTCGGTGATGAGCACCCGCAAGATGGCCTGAGAGGAGCGCGGCGGGTCTCCACCATCGCGCACCCGCAGGGTCAGCTCGTAGGAGTCGCGTTGTTCCCGGTCCAGCGCCCCCTTCACGATCAGCTGTGGCTGCTTCTCGCCATCCGGGGTGTCGGCCACCTGCAGTTCGAACACGCTGCTGCGGCCGCCGGGGTTGGTCCCGCCGCCGCCCTCCGGCGCGTCCGGCCGCCTCTTGGAGCCGCCTGGGCCGCCGCCGCTCGCGCCGTTCCCGCCGCCCCCGGGGTAGGGGGCGCTGTCGGCAGGCCCGGCGCGCCGgccctcgccgccgccgccgccgccgccgccgccgccgccgcccccgggcTCCTGGAGCAGCTCGTAGCGCTCGATGCCGTTGCGGCCGAAGTCACGGTCCGTGGCGGTGGGCAGCAGGTAGAGAGTGCCCACCGGCCGGTTCTCCTCCACGGTGAGCGTGAGCACGGGTGACGGGAAGGTGGGCGTGTTGTCGTTGATGTCGAGCACGATGACCCGGCCCTCGAACAGGTCCACCCAGCTCTGCGAGGGCCCGATCACCGACACCTCGAAGTCCAGAAAGCACTCGTTCTCGTCGAAGATCATCTGACACTGGGGCAGCTTCTCGCGGTCGATGCGCCGCTCGCTGGTGCTCAGCTCGCCGGTGAGGTTGTCGATCTTCAGGTACTCCGAGCCCGACTCGAGGCTGAAAGTCACCTCACCCGAGCCGGTCACGATGCCCAGGTCCGAGGCGACGTTGCCGATGCGGACGTCCGCCGGGCCCTCCTCGGCCAGTCGATACCGGAGGAGTTGCTTGGCGGCCGCCAGGCTGAGCGAGAGCGGCAAGAGGAGGCAGCAGCCCAGGCACCAGCCGCGCGCCCATCCCGCGGTCCGCATCCTCAGCATcttctcctgctgctgctgctactgctcgTTCTAGTCACAGCCCCCTCGGCGCCCCCCTCCTCCGGGGCCGGCCGCCGGCCCTCCTCCCAGTCCTCTTCTCTCTccgggaaaggaggaagggagaggagggagggggcgagAAGAGCAGCGTGCGGAGTCGGCCAGGGGGACCAGCGAGgtgtccttctttttcttttttcttttccttctgcttcttccGAAAGTTATTGTTTCATAATTCATGCAATGGGTGCTAATCGCCCGCTCGCCGGCCGCCGTTCAGTCGCAGTACTCACAGTTCACGGGACACTGCGCGCCGCGGGCTCGGCGCCCCCCCAGAGTCATCCCCGCAGCGGGCGGAGAATCCCGGGCTCCCGTCCCCGCTCTGTCGGATGGGGCCGGAACCGCTCCGGCGGGCGGGCGGTGGAGCCGGGAAGCGGCGGGGAACACGCCTGCAGCTTCCCCCGCCTGCCAACCCCGTTGGTCTTTGCTGCTACTCGAGTTGAGTCCAATTCACGTTCCAGCCACACACTCCAGACCCAGCTTCTGCTCCGGCTGCCCAGGCAAACGTGAGTTGCTTCCTGCACGAGGCGCTGGGGCCAGCAACAAGCCAGTCTGAACTCTGACTCTGCTCTGGCAGCGGGGGAGCCAGTCAACAGATCGAGAATGAAAAAGCCCTGGCAGGTCGCTTCGGGCACCGTGCAGTGGAGACCACTCGCGTCACACGGCAGTCCGCGTCCGGGTCCCCCCCGCGCGCCGAAGAGCAGCCCGAGCCATCTTCAGAGACACCCAGAGAGTCAGTCCCTTTTCACCCCCAAGAGCTcgggtttctctttttttcttaacaactCTGCGCAAGGTCATTAGTCACGAAGCCGCCGCCTGAAACCGCAGCAGCCGTTCGCCCGCGGGGGCGAAGGCTGAACCGTGCGCACCGCGCGGTGCCCAAGTTTGGGTTCGCAGCCGCAGAGTCCGTGCCTTCCCTCACCTGCATTCGGCCCGCATGTCGGAGCACTGGGATCTGCAGCGCTGTGCGCGATTCAGGGAGGAGAttgcagcctctctctctccccgctctctctcgatccctcccctccctccctctctctcctccctcctcctcctctctcctccctcctctcctttcccctttccccttctcccactctctctactGCACGCTCCCTCGCCTTCCTCCCAGTCCCAATGCTGGCAACTCGAGCTGAACTTGATCCCTTTGCAGTTCAAAGGTGAGCAAACCAAGCTCGGTGCTCAGGCGACGTTGGCCTGGCGAGAGCCCCCGGCCGGGCTCCCCCAGTGGCAATTAACAAAGATGCCCAATTCTGTCCGGATTTCCGAAGAAAAGCCAAAGGCactggggagggggttgggggggggggggaggtggagtcAGAGACAGCTGCcaagtagcttaaaaaaaaaaaaatatccagttTGCCAAGGGGAGAAAAAGTGCCAGTCGGTTGTTTCCTCGGAAGTGCCCTGGCACGGCGGGTGAATTCCGCAGTTGTCTCGTACCCTTTCGCGTCTGGGAGAGTCTGGTGCGGGCGCGCTCGCTGCCCCTAGGGCTGCCAAGGCTCAAAGACACTGAATGGCAAGTAGGAAGCTCCCGCTCGCTAGCCGAGAGCCGGAAACCCGCAAGTTTGCCCAAAGTGGTGGTTGCTGCTGGGAGCTCGCTTGCTCGCTTGCGGCTCAAGCTTGTCCCTGACGCGACTGccgctgcggcggcggcggcggcggcggcagcggcggcggtgGCGGAGGTGGCAGCCGAGCCGCCGAAACTACACATtcgcagagagggagggtgaagagctgaagggaggaaggcaggagggagtaCTAACCAGCCACCCGGCTCCGGAAAGCCCAGCTTCAGCGCCGGGGGCCACTCCTTACGTGCACAATCCCAGTCAGTCCCGTCCCCTTTAAGCCAaagcctctccccctcttcccaaCGAGCGCAGCCACTGTCTTCTCGGGGGACTCGCTTTCCCTCCCCGGGGCTGGTagatttcctcctctctctgactaATGCCGTGTGCGAGTGTGAGAGCGCTGGAACGGGTGTCAGGAAAGgtttcttcttctcccccttctcaGACGttgttccccaccccctcaaGTGTCTCCGTTTCGCGATTTCGCATCTTGGTTTGGGCACTGGCTTAACAGTGGCTTGGGGGATCCCGCGTGCGCACCCAGGGAGCCACGTTGGTGTTCTGAGAAACCATGATGGGCTGCAGTGGTTAAGCGAGAACATCAAACTccagagagagctagagagggaTCCTTTTTTGGGAGTGCAGACTTCGGAGGGCTGgcgttgggggggtggggtggtgccTGTCTTTGTTTAAATGCTTGGCATTCCTGTCGTCGTGCTTGCTTACGGGGGTAGaccgtgtgtgtgcgcgcgcctgGGGAATAAACACATGTTGGAAGCCTCGATGTTATTTTCTGAGCTGAAACCTGCAGCCTTTAGTAACTGGTAAAGTGTAGCGTCACCTATCTggataaaagggaaataaacttTAATGGCAACTTTGTGTACCGAAGTGTCCCTAGTTCCgtttctctccttcttttgaCTTTGTGCCACTTGATCGTACATGGTATTCCCCCACGCGAGGCTTCCCCAGTTTTCAATCACAGCCACCGCAGCCTGCCTCATCAGATCCTCAGCTCCGgttgtgttttaaaaactgtagCCATTCGCTCTTCATTTATTTCAGGGgctaaggggggggggcgccaggaTTAAGGGGGTTCAGGCTGGCAGGAGATGTTTGGAGAGAATCTTATCAtctcaaaagggaaaagaagctGCTGGTGGGATTTGGTTGGTCCTCAGCTAGTCTGCCCAATCTATAGGCATCGAAGGGCCTCCCCTTACAGGAAAATTTAAGacgaaaagaagaaaacagaaagaaatccgTCCAGAGTGGGTACTCAGCCTTTACGAGACCCGTGTGAGGAGGCAAGATGATTTAAACAAGACAAACACCAATAAAGTCTACGAGCAGATGTAGCGCGCCGTTGTTTGGGCGGGCGCAGACAGCAAGAATGGGGGGAGAGGCGGCAGAGATCTCCAAGGTCTCCCTATGCGAGACCGTGGAGGCGCGGATGAAAGTGCCAGGGAGCTGGCGAGTATTTTCCAGTCTGCTAAAGCATTAGCACTCAGGGTGTAGTGGCTTCTCCTCCGGGGCCAGGCCGGGAACCCGGCCACCCCCACATTCCCCAAGCCCGCCGCCTCCCGAGCCACTCCGCTCTATATCTGCAGCATCAGCGAGAAAAACCCCGCGCGCAGACTCAGTGTGCACCGCCGCAGTctggagccggggggggggggggcgggggcgggcgtcGCAACGTTTCCGAGGCCCGCTAAGTGGCTGTAATGCTAAGTCCCCTCATATGTGGAAAACTCTGGTTTATCAGAATTCTTGTCTCCCACGACTCCCGGTCGCTTTTTTCCTAGGGTCCTAGGCGAAACAGGGAAGCTTGTTCTCTTCCGCGGCCTTGCACCGGTGCATTCCGATGCGCGGCAATATGGTGCAGTGCACGCACTCCCCTAACCGCCTTACTAAGATTTTGCAAACTTCAGGCAGCCGCGTGGGCAGAGACGTTGTACACTCCCGCTTCCCTCGCCAGACCATAAACTTGAACAAGCCCGTGAGCATCTTGAAACATTCGCCCACCGCTCCGGCGCGCAATCTCCAGGCGCACACTAGTGAGGGGCGAAGGAGTGGGAGGCTTTTCCCCAGAGcgctgcattttttttccccaatgatggtggggagggggtgtgtgcaGCGCGTCCTTCACAGTGGAGTGGTTTTCTCATTGCGAGCTGGAGGTAGTCTCCAGTCCGCCCTCCCTACGCATCCCTACCAACTCCACCGCCGAGCCAAGCCAGCGTGGGAAATGGGTCCGACGTGTGCGGCATGGAGAACAGCGCGCCAGACTGCCCTGGCCACGAAGCCTCCcggctctcctccctcccccatcggTCCCCGCCTCCGACCTTCCAGCCGGAGCGGCCGAGGAGCGGCTGCTTTGCCCCGCGGCGCGGTTCTGGGGAAAGGGAACCGAATGGGCGGGGCGCGGGTGTGGGCGAGGTGAGAGGAGCCCTCGGGGCGCCCTTGCAGCGGTCGGAGCTCCCAATCCTCTTCCGCCCCCTGTCTGGGGACTGACACTCCAACTCCAGCCTCCCGCCGGCGCGGAGGATGAATGGAGGCGAGAAGCcgtttcccccacccccgccccatttCCGCAGTCTTAGAGCCAGTGTCACAAGTGCTCAGCAGTTTCATTAAATGGAACTGGGGGACTTAATCCCCCCCGGTACCAGACCTCACCACGGGAATATGATATCCGGATTCGCTCCCACCCACAAACCCCGCCCGGCTTTTCAGACTCGAGGCTGCATTTATCTTCTCAACCTGAGAGGAAAGGGTTCAGAAGGAAATGGGATCGAAAGTGTAACCGGCTGCAATAAATTAAAGAGCCCGTTGCTGCcgtgctgctgttgctgctgctttgGCGGCCAGAACTGAAGAGAGAAAACGAGATCAGTTTCCCAAAGCCTGAGTTGCTCAGAGGGCGAGGACGTCATCGCTTGCAGGAGGCAAAATATTTGAGAGCATGTTGAAATGTTGGGGATTTGTGGTTCGTCTCGTTTTATCTTtaaaggcatattttttttttaatgaccactTGAAaccaagatatgaaaaaaaaatgaaagtcactAAAATAGAAATGTTGTCCCGTTTTTCGTAGACATTTAATCAAAGCTTGGCCAacgattgctttttttttctatgccaaATATCCTACCCTATGCTTATCATATTCGgtagttttgttgttattgttgttttaaatttacctGCTAACCCTGCCATCTTAAAGCTGCGTTGCCGTTAAGAAATTTCAGTGACTGAGCTGAAAAATAGCATTCAGGGTCCGTGATGTAGTTTCAGCCTCAAAAAGACGGGAAGGGAAGTCACAATGACAACAAAAGTTTATGGGTAAGAATACAAAGAAGTAGGTGCCGAAGATATGATCTCAGGGGGGCTTTCATTTATTATAGACGCTGTATTCACAATAGTACAAGAAAAAGGTTAAATACAGTAAACATGATAGCCAGTTCtggaaa encodes:
- the PCDH7 gene encoding protocadherin-7 isoform X8 encodes the protein MLRMRTAGWARGWCLGCCLLLPLSLSLAAAKQLLRYRLAEEGPADVRIGNVASDLGIVTGSGEVTFSLESGSEYLKIDNLTGELSTSERRIDREKLPQCQMIFDENECFLDFEVSVIGPSQSWVDLFEGRVIVLDINDNTPTFPSPVLTLTVEENRPVGTLYLLPTATDRDFGRNGIERYELLQEPGGGGGGGGGGGGGEGRRAGPADSAPYPGGGGNGASGGGPGGSKRRPDAPEGGGGTNPGGRSSVFELQVADTPDGEKQPQLIVKGALDREQRDSYELTLRVRDGGDPPRSSQAILRVLITDVNDNSPRFEKSVYEADLAENSAPGTPILQLRAADLDVGVNGQIEYVFGAATESVRRLLRLDETSGWLSVLHRIDREEVNQLRFTVMARDRGQPPKTDKATVVLNIKDENDNVPSIEIRKIGRIPLKDGVANVAEDVLVDTPIALVQVSDRDQGENGVVTCTVVGDVPFQLKPASDTEGDQNKKKYFLHTSAPLDYETTREFNVVIVAVDSGSPSLSSNNSLVVKVGDTNDNPPVFGQSVVEVYFPENNIPGERVATVLATDADSGKNAEIAYSLDSSVMGIFAIDPDSGDILVNTVLDREQTDRYEFKVNAKDKGIPVLQGSTTVIVQVADKNDNDPKFMQDVFTFYVKENLQPNSPVGMVTVMDADKGRNAEMSLYIEENSNIFSIENDTGTIYSTMSFDREHQTTYTFRVKAVDGGDPPRSATATVSLFVMDENDNAPTVTLPRNISYTLLPPSSNVRTVVATVLATDSDDGINADLNYSIVGGNPFKLFEIDSTSGVVSLVGKLTQKHYGLHRLVVQVNDSGQPSQSTTTLVHVFVNESVSNATVIDSQIARSLHTPLTQDIAGDPSYEISKQRLSIVIGVVAGIMTVILIILIVVMARYCRSKSKNGYEAGKKDHEDFFTPQQHDKSKKPKKDKKNKKSKQPLYSSIVTVEASKPNGQRYDSVNEKLSDSPNMGRYRSVNGGPGSPDLARHYKSSSPLPTVQLHPQSPTAGKKHQAVQDLPPANTFVGAGDNISIGSDHCSEYSCQTNNKYSKQVDTVQTTNPPGHIEESCKMNPFRRVTFSVVSQPQDPHQGSLQSCYDSGLEESETPSSKSSSGPRLGALPLPEDSYERTTPDGSVGVAAITTFPFLPFPHGKTHGRRVLLRPLH
- the PCDH7 gene encoding protocadherin-7 isoform X3; this encodes MLRMRTAGWARGWCLGCCLLLPLSLSLAAAKQLLRYRLAEEGPADVRIGNVASDLGIVTGSGEVTFSLESGSEYLKIDNLTGELSTSERRIDREKLPQCQMIFDENECFLDFEVSVIGPSQSWVDLFEGRVIVLDINDNTPTFPSPVLTLTVEENRPVGTLYLLPTATDRDFGRNGIERYELLQEPGGGGGGGGGGGGGEGRRAGPADSAPYPGGGGNGASGGGPGGSKRRPDAPEGGGGTNPGGRSSVFELQVADTPDGEKQPQLIVKGALDREQRDSYELTLRVRDGGDPPRSSQAILRVLITDVNDNSPRFEKSVYEADLAENSAPGTPILQLRAADLDVGVNGQIEYVFGAATESVRRLLRLDETSGWLSVLHRIDREEVNQLRFTVMARDRGQPPKTDKATVVLNIKDENDNVPSIEIRKIGRIPLKDGVANVAEDVLVDTPIALVQVSDRDQGENGVVTCTVVGDVPFQLKPASDTEGDQNKKKYFLHTSAPLDYETTREFNVVIVAVDSGSPSLSSNNSLVVKVGDTNDNPPVFGQSVVEVYFPENNIPGERVATVLATDADSGKNAEIAYSLDSSVMGIFAIDPDSGDILVNTVLDREQTDRYEFKVNAKDKGIPVLQGSTTVIVQVADKNDNDPKFMQDVFTFYVKENLQPNSPVGMVTVMDADKGRNAEMSLYIEENSNIFSIENDTGTIYSTMSFDREHQTTYTFRVKAVDGGDPPRSATATVSLFVMDENDNAPTVTLPRNISYTLLPPSSNVRTVVATVLATDSDDGINADLNYSIVGGNPFKLFEIDSTSGVVSLVGKLTQKHYGLHRLVVQVNDSGQPSQSTTTLVHVFVNESVSNATVIDSQIARSLHTPLTQDIAGDPSYEISKQRLSIVIGVVAGIMTVILIILIVVMARYCRSKSKNGYEAGKKDHEDFFTPQQHDKSKKPKKDKKNKKSKQPLYSSIVTVEASKPNGQRYDSVNEKLSDSPNMGRYRSVNGGPGSPDLARHYKSSSPLPTVQLHPQSPTAGKKHQAVQDLPPANTFVGAGDNISIGSDHCSEYSCQTNNKYSKQPFRRVTFSVVSQPQDPHQGSLQSCYDSGLEESETPSSKSSSGPRLGALPLPEDSYERTTPDGSVGEAEHMENDSRPLPDVALTGKCTRECDEYGHSDSCWMPVRTSPERKKSQPKLSTFMPVDERGSQEKLANGEAAIMGDRNRNLLNKKLTSSYETFSAASFSKNEEANPEDIPLTKTGEYKPSPVNTLTRREVYL
- the PCDH7 gene encoding protocadherin-7 isoform X7; this encodes MLRMRTAGWARGWCLGCCLLLPLSLSLAAAKQLLRYRLAEEGPADVRIGNVASDLGIVTGSGEVTFSLESGSEYLKIDNLTGELSTSERRIDREKLPQCQMIFDENECFLDFEVSVIGPSQSWVDLFEGRVIVLDINDNTPTFPSPVLTLTVEENRPVGTLYLLPTATDRDFGRNGIERYELLQEPGGGGGGGGGGGGGEGRRAGPADSAPYPGGGGNGASGGGPGGSKRRPDAPEGGGGTNPGGRSSVFELQVADTPDGEKQPQLIVKGALDREQRDSYELTLRVRDGGDPPRSSQAILRVLITDVNDNSPRFEKSVYEADLAENSAPGTPILQLRAADLDVGVNGQIEYVFGAATESVRRLLRLDETSGWLSVLHRIDREEVNQLRFTVMARDRGQPPKTDKATVVLNIKDENDNVPSIEIRKIGRIPLKDGVANVAEDVLVDTPIALVQVSDRDQGENGVVTCTVVGDVPFQLKPASDTEGDQNKKKYFLHTSAPLDYETTREFNVVIVAVDSGSPSLSSNNSLVVKVGDTNDNPPVFGQSVVEVYFPENNIPGERVATVLATDADSGKNAEIAYSLDSSVMGIFAIDPDSGDILVNTVLDREQTDRYEFKVNAKDKGIPVLQGSTTVIVQVADKNDNDPKFMQDVFTFYVKENLQPNSPVGMVTVMDADKGRNAEMSLYIEENSNIFSIENDTGTIYSTMSFDREHQTTYTFRVKAVDGGDPPRSATATVSLFVMDENDNAPTVTLPRNISYTLLPPSSNVRTVVATVLATDSDDGINADLNYSIVGGNPFKLFEIDSTSGVVSLVGKLTQKHYGLHRLVVQVNDSGQPSQSTTTLVHVFVNESVSNATVIDSQIARSLHTPLTQDIAGDPSYEISKQRLSIVIGVVAGIMTVILIILIVVMARYCRSKSKNGYEAGKKDHEDFFTPQQHDKSKKPKKDKKNKKSKQPLYSSIVTVEASKPNGQRYDSVNEKLSDSPNMGRYRSVNGGPGSPDLARHYKSSSPLPTVQLHPQSPTAGKKHQAVQDLPPANTFVGAGDNISIGSDHCSEYSCQTNNKYSKQVDTVQTTNPPGHIEESCKMNPFRRVTFSVVSQPQDPHQGSLQSCYDSGLEESETPSSKSSSGPRLGALPLPEDSYERTTPDGSVGEAEHMENGVAAITTFPFLPFPHGKTHGRRVLLRPLH
- the PCDH7 gene encoding protocadherin-7 isoform X10, with the translated sequence MLRMRTAGWARGWCLGCCLLLPLSLSLAAAKQLLRYRLAEEGPADVRIGNVASDLGIVTGSGEVTFSLESGSEYLKIDNLTGELSTSERRIDREKLPQCQMIFDENECFLDFEVSVIGPSQSWVDLFEGRVIVLDINDNTPTFPSPVLTLTVEENRPVGTLYLLPTATDRDFGRNGIERYELLQEPGGGGGGGGGGGGGEGRRAGPADSAPYPGGGGNGASGGGPGGSKRRPDAPEGGGGTNPGGRSSVFELQVADTPDGEKQPQLIVKGALDREQRDSYELTLRVRDGGDPPRSSQAILRVLITDVNDNSPRFEKSVYEADLAENSAPGTPILQLRAADLDVGVNGQIEYVFGAATESVRRLLRLDETSGWLSVLHRIDREEVNQLRFTVMARDRGQPPKTDKATVVLNIKDENDNVPSIEIRKIGRIPLKDGVANVAEDVLVDTPIALVQVSDRDQGENGVVTCTVVGDVPFQLKPASDTEGDQNKKKYFLHTSAPLDYETTREFNVVIVAVDSGSPSLSSNNSLVVKVGDTNDNPPVFGQSVVEVYFPENNIPGERVATVLATDADSGKNAEIAYSLDSSVMGIFAIDPDSGDILVNTVLDREQTDRYEFKVNAKDKGIPVLQGSTTVIVQVADKNDNDPKFMQDVFTFYVKENLQPNSPVGMVTVMDADKGRNAEMSLYIEENSNIFSIENDTGTIYSTMSFDREHQTTYTFRVKAVDGGDPPRSATATVSLFVMDENDNAPTVTLPRNISYTLLPPSSNVRTVVATVLATDSDDGINADLNYSIVGGNPFKLFEIDSTSGVVSLVGKLTQKHYGLHRLVVQVNDSGQPSQSTTTLVHVFVNESVSNATVIDSQIARSLHTPLTQDIAGDPSYEISKQRLSIVIGVVAGIMTVILIILIVVMARYCRSKSKNGYEAGKKDHEDFFTPQQHDKSKKPKKDKKNKKSKQPLYSSIVTVEASKPNGQRYDSVNEKLSDSPNMGRYRSVNGGPGSPDLARHYKSSSPLPTVQLHPQSPTAGKKHQAVQDLPPANTFVGAGDNISIGSDHCSEYSCQTNNKYSKQIQDLFQM
- the PCDH7 gene encoding protocadherin-7 isoform X9, whose protein sequence is MLRMRTAGWARGWCLGCCLLLPLSLSLAAAKQLLRYRLAEEGPADVRIGNVASDLGIVTGSGEVTFSLESGSEYLKIDNLTGELSTSERRIDREKLPQCQMIFDENECFLDFEVSVIGPSQSWVDLFEGRVIVLDINDNTPTFPSPVLTLTVEENRPVGTLYLLPTATDRDFGRNGIERYELLQEPGGGGGGGGGGGGGEGRRAGPADSAPYPGGGGNGASGGGPGGSKRRPDAPEGGGGTNPGGRSSVFELQVADTPDGEKQPQLIVKGALDREQRDSYELTLRVRDGGDPPRSSQAILRVLITDVNDNSPRFEKSVYEADLAENSAPGTPILQLRAADLDVGVNGQIEYVFGAATESVRRLLRLDETSGWLSVLHRIDREEVNQLRFTVMARDRGQPPKTDKATVVLNIKDENDNVPSIEIRKIGRIPLKDGVANVAEDVLVDTPIALVQVSDRDQGENGVVTCTVVGDVPFQLKPASDTEGDQNKKKYFLHTSAPLDYETTREFNVVIVAVDSGSPSLSSNNSLVVKVGDTNDNPPVFGQSVVEVYFPENNIPGERVATVLATDADSGKNAEIAYSLDSSVMGIFAIDPDSGDILVNTVLDREQTDRYEFKVNAKDKGIPVLQGSTTVIVQVADKNDNDPKFMQDVFTFYVKENLQPNSPVGMVTVMDADKGRNAEMSLYIEENSNIFSIENDTGTIYSTMSFDREHQTTYTFRVKAVDGGDPPRSATATVSLFVMDENDNAPTVTLPRNISYTLLPPSSNVRTVVATVLATDSDDGINADLNYSIVGGNPFKLFEIDSTSGVVSLVGKLTQKHYGLHRLVVQVNDSGQPSQSTTTLVHVFVNESVSNATVIDSQIARSLHTPLTQDIAGDPSYEISKQRLSIVIGVVAGIMTVILIILIVVMARYCRSKSKNGYEAGKKDHEDFFTPQQHDKSKKPKKDKKNKKSKQPLYSSIVTVEASKPNGQRYDSVNEKLSDSPNMGRYRSVNGGPGSPDLARHYKSSSPLPTVQLHPQSPTAGKKHQAVQDLPPANTFVGAGDNISIGSDHCSEYSCQTNNKYSKQMRLHPYITVFG